In Hyperolius riggenbachi isolate aHypRig1 chromosome 10, aHypRig1.pri, whole genome shotgun sequence, a genomic segment contains:
- the LOC137535415 gene encoding oocyte zinc finger protein XlCOF22-like, with protein MMRIIKEEEETYVRSDQQSMEEGDMMGTIKKEQEEMYVRSDQLSMEEGDVMRTIKKEEEETYVRSDQQSMEEGDMMGTIKEEEEETYVRSDQQSRDGGLIIRVIKEEEEEETYLRNDQRSAEEGDMMGTTIEEDPLTKSETGWSPGIRNLSETRLSVSTDCTTDDDDTGQESPADILATPNIPPDLSNPEGPHTQQSSPPAGGSCSCSWCGKCFGRKSNLIIHERTHSGEKPYSCAECGKCFARKSQLVRHERSHTGEKPYSCAECEKCFGSKPDLVIHERSHTGEKPYSCAECEKCFAQKAHLVIHERSHTGENPYSCAECGKCFVWKSALVRHERAHSGEKPYSCAECGKCFSHKSQLVRHERSHTGEKPYSCAVCGKCLVRKSHLVPHERSHTGEKPYACSECGKCFSRKSQLVIHKRAHTGEKPYSCAECGKKFGSRSHLVTHQRSHTGVKPYSCAECGKCFGSKSNLAKHERFHTGEKPYSCDECGKCFVQKSDLVKHERSHPGQKSYVLSVGNVVDVNQTLSTMRDPHW; from the exons atgatgaggataatcaaagaggaagaagagacgtatgtgaggagtgatcagcagtctatggaggagggcgacatgatggggacaattaaaaaggaacaagaagagatgtatgtgaggagtgatcagctttCAATGGAGGAGGGTGatgtgatgaggacaattaaaaaggaagaagaggagacttatgtaaggagtgatcagcagtctatggaggagggtgacatgatggggacaattaaagaggaagaagaagagacgtatgtgaggagtgatcagcagtccagGGATGGAGGTTTAATAATAAGAgtaattaaagaagaagaagaagaagagacgtatttgAGGAATGATCAGCGTTCtgcagaggagggtgacatgatggggacaactatagaggaGGACCCTCTTACAAAAAGCGAAACAG ggtggagtcccggcatcaggaacctttcagagactcgtctctctgtatccacagactgtacaacggatgatgatgacactggacaagagtctcctgcagatatcctggctaccccaaatattcccccagacctgtctaaccctgaggggcctcacaCCCAGcagagctctccccctgctggagggtcttgttcctgttcctggtgtgggaaatgttttgggcgtaaatcaAATCTCAtcatacatgagagaactcacagtggtgagaagccctattcatgtgctgagtgtgggaaatgttttgcacgtaaatcacagcttgtcagacacgagagatctcatactggtgagaagccctattcatgtgctgaatgtgagaaatgttttggatCTAAACCAGACCTTGTcatccatgagagatctcacactggtgagaagccctattcatgtgctgagtgtgagaaatgttttgcacagaaagcacatcttgtcattcatgagagatctcacacaggtgagaacccctattcgtgtgctgaatgtgggaaatgttttgtatggaaatcggctcttgtcagacatgagagagctcactctggtgagaagccctattcatgtgctgagtgtgggaaatgtttttcacacAAATCACAGCTTgtaagacatgagagatctcacactggtgagaagccgtattcatgtgctgtatgtgggaaatgtttggttcgtaaatcacatcttgtcccacatgagagatctcacactggtgaaaagccatatgcatgttctgagtgtgggaaatgtttttcacgtaaatcacagcttgtcatacacaagagagctcacactggtgagaagccctattcatgtgctgagtgtgggaaaaagtTTGGAAGTAGGTCACATCTTGTCACACATCAGAGATCTCACACCGGtgtgaagccttattcatgtgctgaatgtgggaaatgctttgggtCTAAATCAAACCTTGCCAAacatgagagatttcacactggtgagaaaccctattcatgtgatgagtgtgggaaatgttttgtacagaagtcAGACCTTGTAAAACATGAGAGGTCTCACCCTGGGCAGAAgtcttatgtgctgagtgtgggaaatgttgtggatgtaaatcagaccttgtcaacTATGAGAgatccacactggtga